One Cupriavidus taiwanensis LMG 19424 DNA segment encodes these proteins:
- a CDS encoding MFS transporter: MTSGSAWRPLWRLRAGMRWLRWLSRPQRQTLLMLLLALATGVEFLENIMFVFASSHIVGGLDADPRSFALVQAAYAVGSMLMILKQQWLSRRFGYRHYLTGALLLFMAGTGVAATSHALPQMVVARFIQGLGGGALFTSCRILVNVLFGPAERARATRIFMIGIFTASALAPAFAAELIEHGVWQDVFYGVLPFAALATLGAWLLLPDAEPRAGADGPALGPLLLFGAAIVTLQAALTEARFDVFSHPLRLALVAVAGLVLLSLFLWHQWHHHAPVLHLRALRQPVYLTGLAMYFVYYMVSNLSGYLFPIYAEQALKIPLATTGWLNTFAALVSLAGIFVYLRVAPRLARKKPLMVAGLVLMAATAWWFSRMPPDAGPPALAWGLVGKGLFGVLVIIPIAGLTFRALSPDAFAHGYRSKNLMRQIASSFASALGAVLLQNRQFAVHDSLLHAVGQRPAEAEHWLAGMQSALAARGFDAAQAHQGALTQLSALLTQQATLVACEDIYRLIAALALGAAAYMLLQRRLA, encoded by the coding sequence ATGACTTCGGGATCGGCCTGGCGGCCGCTGTGGCGATTGCGCGCAGGCATGCGGTGGCTGCGCTGGCTGAGCCGCCCGCAGCGCCAGACCCTGCTGATGCTGCTGCTGGCGCTGGCCACGGGCGTGGAGTTCCTCGAGAACATCATGTTCGTGTTTGCTTCCAGCCATATCGTCGGCGGCCTGGATGCCGATCCGCGCAGCTTCGCGCTGGTGCAGGCCGCCTACGCCGTCGGCAGCATGCTGATGATTCTGAAGCAGCAATGGCTGTCGCGCCGGTTCGGCTACCGCCATTACCTGACCGGGGCGCTGCTGCTGTTCATGGCCGGCACCGGCGTGGCCGCAACCAGCCATGCGCTGCCGCAGATGGTGGTGGCGCGCTTCATCCAGGGCCTCGGCGGCGGTGCCTTGTTCACCAGTTGCCGCATCCTGGTCAACGTGCTGTTCGGGCCGGCGGAGCGGGCGCGCGCCACGCGCATCTTCATGATCGGCATTTTCACGGCCTCGGCGCTGGCGCCCGCCTTCGCCGCCGAACTGATCGAGCACGGGGTCTGGCAAGACGTGTTCTATGGCGTGCTGCCGTTCGCCGCGCTGGCGACGCTGGGCGCTTGGCTGCTGCTGCCGGATGCCGAGCCGCGCGCCGGCGCCGACGGCCCTGCACTGGGACCGCTGCTGCTGTTCGGTGCCGCCATCGTGACCTTGCAGGCGGCGCTGACCGAAGCGCGCTTCGACGTGTTCTCGCATCCGCTGCGCCTGGCCCTCGTTGCCGTGGCCGGGCTGGTGCTGCTGTCGCTGTTCCTGTGGCACCAGTGGCACCACCACGCGCCGGTGCTGCACCTGCGCGCGCTGCGCCAGCCGGTGTACCTGACCGGCCTGGCGATGTACTTCGTGTACTACATGGTCAGCAACCTGAGCGGCTACCTGTTCCCGATCTATGCCGAACAGGCGCTGAAGATTCCGCTGGCCACCACCGGCTGGCTCAATACCTTCGCCGCGCTGGTCAGCCTGGCCGGCATCTTCGTCTACCTGCGGGTCGCGCCGCGCCTCGCGCGCAAGAAGCCGCTGATGGTCGCCGGCCTGGTGCTGATGGCGGCCACGGCATGGTGGTTTTCGCGGATGCCGCCCGACGCCGGGCCGCCGGCGCTGGCGTGGGGACTCGTCGGCAAGGGCCTGTTCGGCGTGCTGGTGATCATTCCCATCGCCGGGCTGACGTTCCGCGCGCTCAGCCCGGATGCGTTTGCCCACGGCTACCGCAGCAAGAACCTGATGCGGCAGATTGCCAGCTCCTTTGCCTCCGCGCTGGGCGCCGTGCTGCTGCAGAACCGCCAGTTCGCGGTGCACGACAGCCTGCTGCACGCGGTCGGCCAGCGGCCGGCCGAGGCAGAACACTGGCTGGCCGGGATGCAGTCGGCGCTGGCGGCGCGCGGCTTCGATGCGGCGCAGGCACATCAGGGCGCGCTGACGCAACTGAGCGCGCTGCTCACGCAGCAGGCCACCTTGGTCGCCTGCGAGGATATCTATCGATTGATTGCCGCACTGGCGCTCGGCGCGGCCGCGTACATGCTGTTGCAGCGGCGGCTTGCCTGA
- a CDS encoding MarR family winged helix-turn-helix transcriptional regulator, with product MSFEQRIDRFCASHPEAPRDLILASRLLLRTARLLRGHIDQALAPFELDMSQYLVLSMLAADEGEPSMPSELGATLDATRTQMTRLLDGLETRGLLRRRASASDRRSLELSLTPAGRRLLERAAPAVHGAYGAAWAPLGASGLASATRTLSVLHQTLETLQP from the coding sequence ATGTCATTCGAGCAACGCATCGACCGCTTTTGCGCCAGCCACCCTGAAGCCCCGCGCGACCTGATCCTGGCCTCGCGGCTGCTGCTGCGCACCGCACGCCTGCTGCGCGGCCATATCGACCAGGCCCTGGCGCCCTTTGAATTGGATATGAGCCAGTACCTGGTGTTGAGCATGCTGGCCGCCGACGAGGGTGAACCCAGCATGCCGTCCGAACTGGGCGCCACGCTCGATGCCACCCGCACCCAGATGACACGGCTGCTGGATGGCCTGGAAACGCGCGGGCTGCTGCGCCGGCGCGCGTCGGCCAGCGACCGGCGCAGCCTGGAGTTGAGCCTGACGCCGGCCGGCCGCCGCCTGCTCGAGCGCGCCGCCCCGGCGGTGCACGGCGCCTATGGCGCGGCCTGGGCGCCCCTCGGCGCAAGCGGCCTGGCCAGTGCCACCCGCACGCTCAGCGTGCTGCACCAGACGCTGGAGACGCTGCAGCCATGA
- a CDS encoding transglutaminase TgpA family protein: protein MKTAPRPLRHEDHGLLLGQLALVLAPQARTLPVAVSLLLVLLLAWRWLLWRRRAPLPSRWMLGTTAMLVLVVACALVWQDGGGIGRELAVALLGAFVILKLLECRALSDATLVTQLSFYLLLTLYLSDQPFWLALYSLAIGAWVLRNWLLLHHPEARSRLAIWPLLGRMALLGLPWALALFVLFPRLEHPLWQLPQSAPSGTTGISDTMRPGSVGQLIRSPEVALRAEIAGPPLPPAALYWRALVLWEYDGITWHPARLRRQQLAPAAGAGGTAGLDITITLEPSRQRWLFVLDRGQALSAGADAAITPDGEFMVRRAVDQRIRYRTHSTLSPPAETLSPATLRLALSLPPGNPRARALAAQWAQRHADPAARVQAALRLFAAAPFAYTPTPPPLGAEQVDSFVFDTRRGFCEHYASSFVFLMRAASVPARVVTGYQGGEYNPMAGHYVVRQSDAHAWAEVWLDGRGWMRVDPTSAVAPSRIEQGLDAVVGNEAADWRPSRQPAWLKDLRWAYEGMVYTWQRWVLQYDHARQQRLLQALGTSAGAGPLLAVVLGVLCLLALVPLWRRRAPADPVGAAYARFCAVLARHGCTRAPAEGPQDFAARASAQLPAADQAIAAVSAAYVSLRYGDLTADTHAQALASMHAGIRRVAAALRR from the coding sequence ATGAAGACCGCACCCCGGCCGCTGCGGCACGAAGACCATGGCCTGCTGCTCGGCCAGCTGGCGCTGGTGCTGGCGCCGCAGGCGCGCACGCTGCCGGTGGCGGTCAGCCTGCTGCTGGTGCTGTTGCTGGCGTGGCGCTGGCTGCTGTGGCGGCGGCGGGCACCGCTGCCGTCGCGCTGGATGCTCGGCACGACGGCGATGCTGGTGCTGGTAGTGGCGTGCGCGCTGGTGTGGCAGGACGGGGGCGGCATCGGGCGCGAGCTGGCGGTGGCGTTGCTGGGCGCCTTCGTCATCCTCAAGCTGCTGGAATGCCGCGCGCTGTCGGACGCGACCCTGGTCACGCAGCTGTCGTTCTACCTGCTGCTGACGCTTTACCTGTCCGACCAGCCGTTCTGGCTGGCGCTGTACAGCCTGGCCATCGGCGCCTGGGTGCTGCGCAACTGGCTGTTGCTGCATCACCCCGAGGCACGCAGCCGGCTGGCGATCTGGCCGCTGCTGGGCCGCATGGCGTTGCTGGGCTTGCCGTGGGCGCTGGCGCTGTTCGTGCTGTTCCCGCGCCTGGAGCACCCGCTGTGGCAGCTGCCCCAGTCGGCGCCGAGCGGCACCACCGGCATCAGCGACACCATGCGCCCGGGCAGTGTCGGGCAGCTGATCCGTTCGCCCGAGGTCGCCCTGCGCGCCGAAATTGCCGGCCCGCCGCTGCCGCCGGCCGCGCTCTACTGGCGCGCGCTGGTGCTGTGGGAATACGACGGCATCACCTGGCACCCGGCGCGGCTGCGGCGCCAGCAACTGGCGCCGGCGGCGGGCGCCGGCGGCACGGCGGGCCTCGACATCACCATCACGCTGGAGCCCAGCCGGCAGCGCTGGCTGTTCGTGCTCGACCGCGGCCAGGCGCTGTCCGCCGGCGCCGATGCCGCGATCACGCCGGACGGCGAGTTCATGGTGCGTCGGGCCGTGGACCAGCGCATCCGCTATCGCACGCACTCTACGCTGTCACCGCCGGCGGAAACGCTGTCGCCGGCCACGCTGCGGCTGGCGCTGAGCCTGCCGCCCGGCAACCCGCGCGCCCGCGCGCTGGCCGCGCAATGGGCACAGCGCCATGCCGATCCCGCGGCACGCGTGCAGGCTGCGCTGCGGCTGTTCGCGGCCGCGCCCTTCGCTTATACGCCGACGCCGCCGCCGCTGGGGGCCGAACAGGTCGACAGCTTTGTGTTCGACACCCGGCGCGGTTTCTGCGAGCACTACGCCAGCAGCTTCGTCTTCCTGATGCGCGCCGCCAGCGTGCCGGCGCGCGTGGTCACGGGCTACCAGGGCGGCGAGTACAACCCCATGGCCGGCCACTACGTGGTGCGCCAGTCCGATGCCCACGCATGGGCCGAGGTCTGGCTGGATGGCCGCGGCTGGATGCGTGTGGACCCGACCAGCGCGGTAGCGCCCAGCCGCATCGAGCAGGGCCTGGATGCGGTGGTCGGCAACGAAGCCGCTGACTGGCGACCGTCGCGGCAACCGGCGTGGCTCAAGGATTTGCGCTGGGCCTACGAGGGCATGGTCTACACCTGGCAACGCTGGGTGCTGCAGTACGACCATGCGCGGCAGCAGCGGCTGCTGCAGGCGCTCGGCACCAGCGCCGGTGCCGGGCCGTTGCTGGCGGTCGTGCTCGGCGTGCTGTGCCTGCTGGCGCTGGTGCCCCTGTGGCGGCGGCGCGCACCGGCGGACCCGGTCGGCGCGGCCTATGCCCGCTTCTGCGCCGTGCTGGCCCGCCACGGCTGCACGCGCGCCCCCGCCGAAGGCCCGCAGGACTTTGCCGCGCGGGCCAGCGCCCAGCTGCCGGCGGCCGACCAGGCGATCGCCGCCGTCAGCGCCGCCTATGTCAGCCTGCGCTATGGCGACCTGACGGCCGACACGCATGCGCAAGCGCTGGCCTCGATGCACGCCGGCATCCGCCGGGTCGCGGCGGCATTGCGGCGGTAA
- a CDS encoding DUF58 domain-containing protein produces MAARKGVLGGTPRLPRRRAASRRPGGGAGGAGGVVVLDRRHLYILPTRGGVGFAVVLAAMLMTSLNYNISLGFALTFMLAGIGMSCMWLAYRNLLDLAVAAGPVAAVHAGQDAVFHVRVDSRGGDARIGIEARLAAMPEIAAATLTLDANASGMLALHVPAPRRGRLALPRVTIASRFPFGLFHVWSHADLELSTLVFPAPEPGAPPPPPVHRPDDGDGAQAAASTSSSEDGIDQLRRYRSGDPLHRIAWKHSARTGRWLSRAGDPPRQPARWLDWHALPAGMEAEARLSRLCAWLLAAGDEAEIGLRLPGIELPPARGASHRRACLEALALWPQRPGTDRAAAHV; encoded by the coding sequence CGGCACGCCTCGCCTTCCACGGCGCCGCGCCGCAAGCCGGCGCCCTGGTGGCGGTGCGGGCGGCGCGGGCGGCGTGGTGGTGCTGGACCGCCGCCATCTCTATATCCTGCCCACGCGCGGCGGGGTCGGCTTTGCGGTGGTGCTGGCCGCGATGCTGATGACCTCGCTGAACTACAACATCAGCCTCGGCTTTGCGCTGACCTTCATGCTCGCCGGCATCGGCATGTCATGCATGTGGCTGGCCTACCGCAACCTGCTCGATCTCGCCGTCGCTGCGGGGCCGGTGGCGGCGGTCCATGCCGGGCAGGACGCGGTGTTCCACGTGCGGGTCGACAGCCGCGGCGGCGACGCGCGCATCGGCATCGAGGCGCGCCTGGCCGCCATGCCGGAGATCGCTGCCGCGACGCTGACCCTCGATGCCAATGCCAGCGGCATGCTGGCACTGCACGTGCCGGCGCCACGCCGGGGCCGCCTGGCACTGCCGCGCGTGACGATCGCCAGCCGCTTTCCGTTCGGCCTGTTCCATGTCTGGAGCCATGCGGACCTGGAGCTGTCGACGCTGGTCTTCCCGGCGCCCGAGCCCGGCGCCCCGCCGCCGCCGCCCGTGCACCGCCCCGACGATGGCGACGGCGCGCAGGCCGCCGCCAGCACGTCGAGCAGCGAAGACGGCATCGACCAGCTGCGCCGCTACCGCAGCGGCGACCCGCTGCACCGCATCGCGTGGAAACACAGCGCGCGCACCGGACGCTGGCTCAGCCGCGCCGGCGATCCGCCGCGCCAGCCGGCGCGCTGGCTGGACTGGCACGCGCTGCCCGCCGGCATGGAGGCCGAGGCGCGGCTGTCGCGCCTGTGCGCGTGGCTGCTGGCCGCCGGCGACGAGGCCGAGATCGGCCTGCGGCTGCCCGGCATCGAACTGCCGCCGGCGCGCGGCGCCAGCCACCGGCGCGCCTGCCTCGAGGCGCTGGCCTTGTGGCCGCAACGTCCCGGCACCGACCGCGCCGCGGCACACGTATGA